In Manis pentadactyla isolate mManPen7 chromosome 11, mManPen7.hap1, whole genome shotgun sequence, one DNA window encodes the following:
- the SIN3A gene encoding paired amphipathic helix protein Sin3a: MKRRLDDQESPVYAAQQRRIPGSTETFPHQHRVLAPAPPVYEAVSETMQSATGIQYSVTPSYQVSAVPQSSGSHGPTIAAVHSSHHHPTAVQPHGGQVVQSHAHPAPPVAPVQGQQQFQRLKVEDALSYLDQVKLQFGSQPQVYNDFLDIMKEFKSQSIDTPGVISRVSQLFKGHPDLIMGFNTFLPPGYKIEVQTNDMVNVTTPGQVHQIPTHGIQPQPQAPPQHPSQPSAQSAPAPAQPAPQPPPAKVSKPSQLQAHTPASQQTPPLPPYASPRSPPVQPHTPVTISLGTAPSLQNNQPVEFNHAINYVNKIKNRFQGQPDIYKAFLEILHTYQKEQRNAKEAGGNYTPALTEQEVYAQVARLFKNQEDLLSEFGQFLPDANSSVLLSKTTAEKVDSVRNDHGGTVKKPQLNNKPQRPSQNGCQIRRHSGTGATPPVKKKPKLLSLKDSSMADASKHGVGTESLFFDKVRKALRSAEAYENFLRCLVIFNQEVISRAELVQLVSPFLGKFPELFNWFKNFLGYKESVHLETFPKERATEGIAMEIDYASCKRLGSSYRALPKSYQQPKCTGRTPLCKEVLNDTWVSFPSWSEDSTFVSSKKTQYEEHIYRCEDERFELDVVLETNLATIRVLEAIQKKLSRLSAEEQAKFRLDNTLGGTSEVIHRKALQRIYADKAADIIDGLRKNPSIAVPIVLKRLKMKEEEWREAQRGFNKVWREQNEKYYLKSLDHQGINFKQNDTKVLRSKSLLNEIESIYDERQEQATEENAGVPVGPHLSLAYEDKQILEDAAALIIHHVKRQTGIQKEDKYKIKQIMHHFIPDLLFAQRGDLSDVEEEEEEEMDVDEATGAAKKHNGVGGSPPKSKLLFSNTAAQKLRGMDEVYNLFYVNNNWYIFMRLHQILCLRLLRICSQAERQIEEENREREWEREVLGIKRDKSDSPAIQLRLKEPMDVDVEDYYPAFLDMVRSLLDGNIDSSQYEDSLREMFTIHAYIAFTMDKLIQSIVRQLQHIVSDEICVQVTDLYLAENSNGAAGGQLGTQTSRSLLESTYQRKAEQLMSDENCFKLMFIQSQGQVQLTIELLDTEEENSDDPVEAERWSDYVERYMNSDTTSPELREHLARKPVFLPRNLRRIRKCQRGREQQEKEGKEGNSKKTMENVDSLDKLECRFKLNSYKMVYVIKSEDYMYRRTALLRAHQSHERVSKRLHQRFQAWVDQWTKEHVPREMAAETSKWLMGEGLEGLVPCTTTCDTETLHFVSINKYRVKYGTVFKAP, from the exons GTTTCAGCTGTGCCACAGAGCTCTGGCAGTCACGGGCCCACCATAGCAGCGGTTCATAGTAGCCATCATCACCCAACAGCTGTGCAGCCCCATGGAGGCCAGGTGGTCCAGAGTCATGCTCATCCAGCCCCGCCAGTTGCACCAGTGCAGGGACAGCAGCAGTTTCAGAGGCTCAAG GTGGAGGATGCGCTGTCCTATCTTGACCAGGTGAAGCTGCAATTTGGTAGTCAGCCTCAGGTCTACAATGATTTCCTTGACATCATGAAGGAATTTAAATCTCAGAG cATTGACACTCCGGGAGTGATTAGCCGCGTTTCCCAACTGTTCAAAGGCCACCCTGACCTGATCATGGGCTTCAATACCTTCTTGCCCCCCGGCTACAAGATCGAGGTGCAGACGAATGACATGGTGAATGTGACAACTCCTGGCCAGGTTCATCAGATCCCCACCCATGGCATCCAGCCCCAGCCTCAGGCACCACCCCAGCATCCTTCCCAGCCTTCGGCCCAGTCAGCCCCAGCTCCTGCCCAGCCAGCTCCTCAGCCCCCACCTGCCAAAGTCAGCAAG cctTCCCAActacaagcacatacaccagccAGCCAGCAGACTCCGCCACTCCCACCATATGCATCCCCACGTTCTCCACCTGTCCAGCCGCATACACCAGTGACAATCTCATTGGGAACAGCCCCATCCTTGCAGAACAATCAGCCTGTGGAGTTTAATCATGCTATCAACTATGTTAATAAGATCAAGAACAGGTTCCAGGGCCAACCAGACATCTACAAAGCATTCCTGGAGATTTTGCACACATATCAG AAAGAGCAGCGAAATGCCAAGGAAGCTGGAGGAAACTACACTCCAGCATTGACTGAGCAGGAGGTGTACGCCCAGGTGGCtcgtctttttaaaaatcaggaagatTTGTTGTCAGAGTTTGGACAGTTCCTTCCAGATGCTAACAGCTCTGTG CTTTTAAGCAAAACAACTGCTGAGAAGGTTGATTCCGTGAGAAATGACCATGGAGGCACTGTGAAGAAGCCCCAACTAAACAACAAGCCTCAGAGGCCCAGCCAGAATGGCTGTCAGATCCGCAGGCACTCGGGAACAGGAGCTACCCCTCCAGTGAAG aagAAACCCAAACTGCTTAGCCTAAAGGATTCCTCTATGGCAGATGCCAGTAAGCATGGTGTAGGAACTGAATCATTATTTTTTGATAAG GTCCGAAAGGCTCTGCGAAGTGCAGAGGCCTATGAAAATTTCCTGCGCTGTCTTGTTATCTTTAACCAGGAGGTGATCTCTCGGGCTGAGCTTGTGCAGTTAGTCTCTCCTTTCCTGGG gAAATTCCCTGAATTGTTTAATTGGTTTAAAAACTTCCTGGGCTATAAGGAGTCTGTACATCTGGAAACCTTTCCAAAGGAACGAGCCACAGAAGGCATTGCCATGGAGATAGATTATGCCTCTTGTAAACGGTTGGGCTCCAGCTATCGAGCACTACCAAAAAGTTACCAGCAGCCCAAGTGCACAGGACGGACTCCTCTCTGTAAAGAG GTTTTAAATGATACCTGGgtttccttcccttcctggtCTGAGGACTCCACCTTTGTTAGTTCCAAGAAAACTCAGTATGAAGAACATATCTACCGTTGTGAAGATGAACGCTTTGAG cttgatgtagtttTAGAGACCAATCTGGCAACAATCCGGGTTCTAGAAGCGATTCAGAAGAAGCTTTCCCGCTTGTCTGCTGAGGAACAGGCCAAATTTCGCCTGGACAACACCCTTGGGGGCACGTCGGAAGTCATCCATCGAAAAGCACTCCAGAGGATATATGCTGATAAAGCAGCTGACATCATTGATGGTCTGAGGAAGAACCCCTCCATTGCTGTCCCAATTGTCCTTAAAAG GTTGAAGATGAAAGAGGAAGAATGGCGAGAAGCTCAAAGAGGCTTTAACAAGGTGTGGAGAGAGCAAAATGAGAAATACTACTTGAAGTCTCTGGACCACCAGGGCATCAACTTTAAACAGAATGATACGAAGGTTCTGAGGTCTAAGAGCTTACTCAATGAGATTGAGAGTATCTATGATGAG AGACAAGAGCAGGCTACGGAAGAAAATGCGGGTGTACCTGTTGGCCCACATCTCTCACTTGCCTATGAAGACAAGCAGATCCTAGAAGATGCTGCTGCTCTAATTATCCACCATGTGAAGAGGCAGACAGGCATTCAGAAGGAGGACAAGTATAAAATCAAGCAAATCATGCATCATTTCATTCCAGATCTGCTCTTTGCTCAGAGAGGTGATCTCTCGGatgtagaggaagaggaagaagaagagatggatgtagatgaagccacaggggcaGCTAAGAAGCACAATGGTGTTGGGGGCAGTCCCCCTAAGTCCAAGCTACTGTTTAGTAACACAGCAGCTCAGAAGTTAAGAGGGATGGATGAAGTATACAACCTCTTCTATGTTAATAACAACTGGTATATCTTTATGCGATTGCATCAGATTCTCTGCCTAAGGCTGCTGCGGATTTGTTCCCAAGCCGAACGGCAAATTGAAGAAGAAAACCGAGAGAGAGAGTGGGAACGAGAGGTGCTGGGCATAAAACGCGACAAGAGCGACAGCCCTGCCATCCAGCTACGTCTCAAAGAACCAA TGGATGTTGATGTAGAAGATTATTACCCAGCTTTCCTGGACATGGTGCGTAGCCTGCTGGATGGTAACATAGACTCGTCACAGTATGAAGATTCGCTGAGAGAGATGTTCACTATTCATGCCTACATTGCGTTCACCATGGACAAACTGATCCAGAGCATTGTCAGACAG CTGCAGCACATCGTGAGTGATGAGATCTGTGTGCAGGTGACTGACCTTTACCTAGCGGAAAACAGTAATGGGGCCGCTGGAGGCCAGCTGGGCACGCAGACTTCAAGGAGTCTTCTGGAATCAACGTATCAGCGGAAGGCTGAGCAACTCATGTCAGATGAGAATTGTTTTAAG CTTATGTTCATTCAGAGCCAAGGCCAGGTTCAGCTGACCATTGAGCTTCTGGATACAGAAGAGGAGAACTCGGATGACCCTGTAGAAGCAGAA CGCTGGTCAGACTATGTGGAGCGATACATGAATTCTGATACTACCTCTCCTGAGCTTCGTGAGCATCTGGCCCGGAAACCAGTATTTCTCCCCAG GAATCTGCGGCGGATCCGGAAGTGTCAGCGTGGTCGAGAACAGCAGGAAAAGGAAGGCAAAGAAGGGAATAGCAAGAAGACCATGGAGAATGTGGACAGCCTGGATAAGCTGGAATGTAGATTCAAGCTGAATTCCTACAAGATGGTATATGTGATCAAGTCTGAGGACTACATGTATCGGAGGACCGCCCTGCTCCGGGCGCATCAG TCCCATGAGCGTGTTAGCAAGCGGCTTCATCAGAGGTTCCAGGCCTGGGTAGATCAATGGACCAAGGAGCATGTGCCCCGTGAAATGGCAGCAGAGACCAGCAAATGGCTCATGGGTGAAGGGCTGGAGGGCCTGGTGCCCTGTACCACCACCTGTGACACAGAGACCCTGCACTTTGTGAGCATTAACAAGTACCGTGTCAAATATGGCACAGTGTTCAAAGCCCCATAA